In a genomic window of Brassica rapa cultivar Chiifu-401-42 chromosome A10, CAAS_Brap_v3.01, whole genome shotgun sequence:
- the LOC103846527 gene encoding chalcone synthase 1, translating into MVMGTPSSLDEIRKAQRADGPAGILAIGTANPANHVIQAEYPDYYFRITNSEHMTDLKEKFKRMCDKSTIRKRHMHLTEEFLKENPDMCAYMAPSLDARQDIVVVEVPKLGKEAAVKAIKEWGQPKSKITHVVFCTTSGVDMPGADYQLTKLLGLRPSVKRLMMYQQGCFAGGTVLRLAKDLAENNRGARVLVVCSEITAVTFRGPSDTHLDSLVGQALFSDGAAALIVGSDADTSAGEKPIFEMVSAAQTILPDSDGAIDGHLREVGLTFHLLKDVPGLISKNIEKSLDEAFKPLGISDWNSLFWIAHPGGPAILDEVEKKLGLKAEKMRATRHVLSEYGNMSSACVLFILDEMRRKSAEDGVATTGEGLEWGVLFGFGPGLTVETVVLHSVPV; encoded by the exons ATGGTGATGGGTACACCGTCTTCGTTGGATGAGATCAGAAAGGCGCAAAGAGCAGATGGCCCAGCAGGTATCTTGGCGATAGGCACGGCTAACCCTGCCAACCATGTGATCCAAGCGGAGTATCCTGACTACTACTTCCGCATCACCAACAGCGAACACATGACTGACCTTAAAGAGAAGTTCAAGCGCATGT GCGACAAGTCGACGATAAGGAAACGCCACATGCACCTAACCGAAGAGTTTCTAAAGGAGAACCCAGACATGTGCGCCTACATGGCTCCTTCTCTCGACGCTCGACAGGACATCGTGGTGGTCGAAGTCCCTAAGCTAGGCAAAGAGGCTGCGGTGAAGGCCATCAAGGAGTGGGGCCAGCCCAAGTCCAAGATTACACACGTTGTCTTCTGCACTACCTCTGGAGTCGACATGCCTGGTGCTGACTACCAGCTCACCAAGCTCCTCGGTCTTCGTCCTTCCGTCAAGCGTCTCATGATGTACCAGCAAGGCTGCTTCGCCGGCGGTACTGTCCTCCGTCTCGCTAAGGATCTCGCTGAGAACAACCGTGGCGCGCGTGTTCTCGTTGTCTGCTCCGAGATCACAGCCGTCACGTTCCGTGGCCCATCTGACACCCACCTTGACTCCCTCGTTGGACAGGCTCTCTTCAGTGACGGCGCCGCCGCGCTCATTGTCGGTTCGGACGCGGACACCTCTGCTGGAGAGAAGCCCATCTTCGAGATGGTGTCTGCGGCCCAGACCATCTTACCAGACTCTGACGGTGCCATAGATGGACACTTGAGGGAAGTGGGACTCACCTTCCATCTCCTCAAGGACGTCCCTGGGCTCATCTCCAAGAACATCGAGAAGAGTCTAGACGAAGCGTTTAAACCGTTAGGTATAAGCGACTGGAACTCCCTCTTCTGGATAGCTCACCCTGGTGGTCCAGCGATCCTTGACGAGGTTGAGAAGAAGCTAGGGCTCAAGGCGGAGAAGATGAGAGCCACGCGCCACGTGTTGAGCGAGTACGGTAACATGTCTAGCGCGTGTGTTCTCTTCATATTGGACGAGATGAGGAGGAAGTCTGCGGAAGATGGTGTGGCCACGACAGGAGAAGGGTTGGAGTGGGGTGTCTTGTTCGGTTTCGGACCAGGTCTTACCGTAGAGACAGTGGTCTTGCACAGCGTTCCTGTTTGA
- the LOC103846526 gene encoding uncharacterized protein LOC103846526 isoform X2, whose product MAADQGRKRMSSANVIGFSSREHYRAKRKKLDGSLRSGGDHISLEWDINRSKVVSKKEQVGLSLRHLREFVDYVPPRRSLLAQVCPVPRETFQLETLSEVLSSEVWRGCLSDGERNYLQQFLPEGVDVEQVVQQLLDGENFHFGNPFLDWGTSVCSGKAHPDEIVSEEESLRASKRRYYADLEKYHNDIIDYLQMLKEKWESCKDPEKDSVKKMWRRSREGNNARVNGSCQDLTAASESSSWNEDDKPCNSDRAGEVRRRPKSSAVEKEKSQSPLIAQENVVNLGLKARNKDKLPKHSIQQTDGAKYMSYLKISKKQYQIVTSMKQSGKSIQSKALNKILGNINNLDVQPYGVFVEEEQKKLNAHWLQLVKDLPTSYVIWRKLQLQKRDVISSLERELKDKLNPWMEVCSEKPLQKHNVQLDLRNYDGDSLDPNQSGDLAPDVEDLGSLDQVSAKNQSLSKESSSDSDQITDSGRCLQVGEHPSQVSSPDCDNSINMEDTEANDYSSSINGQSLPQAPFPSEPHASDLGDANPSDERLPSTSSSHGDELQYCSGGDVWQPVGGTRQSYVGRQAYTPSGGLSIIHHPEGGEEEKNYFIEPDMPEEVDRRKILQPGGNTSFGSFPNNDQNELLQSLFKGQGGVASHSLLKVPLNEEHKQIMPIGFQQEGSNNLMEGNQFSGQFQHQMSAPQPLPQDQPRQVDIYGQGSLPDNIYCDGRGFLMPRPDWNASVAQLGVTTQPPLNTGPLLNQNWQFKSMWANTNGVSQSSHTGSERDMNLLRVATNPEQMIHRGSSPDQSLFSVFSQCSQLRRSRSALEPESSSAQVNYEMLMGGGTTQAGSNLAQPTNPLDYLSGSNNPAATSLMPDDVVWMNQSRENSGLHDPLGKLYPRSWNP is encoded by the exons ATGGCAGCTGATCAGGGGAGGAAGCGGATGAGCAGTGCCAATGTCATTGGTTTCAGTTCTAGAGAGCATTACAGAGCCAAAAGGAAAAAGCTTGATGGTTCTTTGCGTTCAGGAGGAGATCACATCAGTCTTGAATGGGACATCAACCGCAGCAAAGTAGTCTCTAAGAAGGAACAAGTGGGCTTAAGTTTGAGGCATCTTCGCGAGTTTGTTGATTATGTTCCTCCTAGGCGGAGTCTCTTGGCGCAAGTTTGCCCCGTCCCTCGTGAAACTTTCCAGCTGGAAACTCTTTCAGAGGTGCTTTCGAGTGAG GTGTGGCGGGGTTGTCTGTCTGATGGAGAAAGAAACTATCTGCAGCAGTTCCTCCCTGAGGGTGTTGATGTGGAGCAAGTTGTTCAGCAGTTGCTTGATGGGGAGAATTTTCATTTTGGAAATCCTTTTCTTGATTG GGGAACATCTGTCTGCTCCGGCAAAGCTCATCCAGATGAGATTGTTTCTGAGGAGGAGTCTTTGAGGGCTAGTAAAAGGAGATATTACGCGGATCTAGAGAAGTACCATAATGA TATTATAGATTATTTGCAGATGTTGAAGGAGAAATGGGAAAGCTGCAAAGATCCAGAGAAAGATTCTGTTAAGAAGATGTGGAG GAGATCGAGAGAAGGCAATAATGCACGTGTAAACGGTAGCTGCCAGGACCTAACTGCTGCCTCGGAGTCTAGTTCCTGGAATGAGGATGATAAACCATGCAATAGTGATAGGGCTGGAGAGGTTCGGAGAAG GCCCAAGAGTTCTGCTGTGGAGAAAGAAAAGTCTCAAAGTCCCTTGATTGCACAAGAGAATGTTGTAAACTTGGGCTTGAAAGCTAGAAACAAGGATAAGCTACCGAAACATAGCATTCAACAAACTGATGGTGCTAAATACATGTCCTACCTTAAG aTAAGCAAGAAGCAGTATCAGATTGTCACAAGCATGAAGCAATCTGGAAAAAGCATTCAGTCGAAAGCActtaataaaattttgggtaacATCAACAATTTGGATGTTCAACCTTATGGAGTGTTTGTGGAAGAAGAACAGAAGAAACTGAACGCTCACTG GCTGCAACTGGTTAAAGATCTTCCTACATCATATGTAATATGGAGAAAGCTACAGTTACAGAAACGAGATGTAATCAGCTCTTTGGAAAGAGAACTGAAGGACAAACTCAATCCATGGATGGAGGTTTGTTCAGAAAAGCCTCTGCAGAAGCATAATGTTCAATTAGACTTGAGGAATTACGATGGAGACAGTTTGGATCCAAATCAGAGTGGTGATTTAGCACCAGACGTTGAAGATTTGGGAAGTTTGGATCAAGTCTCTGCCAAGAATCAATCCCTTTCAAAGGAGTCATCGTCTGACAGTGACCAAATCACAGATTCAGGTCGCTGCTTGCAAGTTGGTGAACACCCCTCACAGGTTTCTTCACCAGATTGTGACAATAGCATCAATATGGAGGATACTGAAGCAAATGATTATTCCAGCTCCATAAATGGCCAGTCTCTCCCACAGGCTCCATTTCCTAGCGAGCCCCACGCTTCAGATCTCGGAGATGCAAACCCTTCAGACGAGAGGCTTCCTAGCACTAGTTCAAGCCATGGAGATGAGTTGCAGTATTGTTCTGGTGGGGATGTGTGGCAGCCAGTGGGAGGAACTAGGCAGTCCTACGTTGGCCGCCAAGCTTACACCCCTAGTGGCGGGTTGTCAATCATACACCATCCTGAAGGtggtgaagaagagaaaaacTATTTCATAGAACCGGACATGCCTGAAGAAGTTGATAGAAGGAAGATCTTGCAGCCGGGAGGAAACACCAGTTTTGGTTCTTTCCCTAACAACGATCAAAATGAACTGCTTCAGTCTTTGTTTAAAGGTCAAGGCGGCGTGGCATCTCACTCTCTTCTTAAAGTCCCACTTAACGAGGAGCATAAACAGATTATGCCCATTGGTTTTCAGCAGGAAGGAAGCAACAATCTGATGGAGGGAAATCAATTCTCTGGTCAGTTCCAGCATCAGATGTCTGCACCACAACCACTGCCTCAGGACCAGCCAAGACAGGTTGATATCTATGGCCAAGGAAGCTTGCCAGACAACATTTACTGCGATGGACGTGGATTCTTGATGCCGCGTCCGGACTGGAACGCCAGTGTTGCTCAGCTTGGAGTCACCACACAGCCACCGCTGAACACTGGCCCTTTGTTAAATCAGAACTGGCAATTTAAGAGCATGTGGGCAAACACAAACGGTGTAAGCCAAAGCAGTCATACTGGGAGCGAGAGAGATATGAACCTTCTCAGAGTTGCTACTAACCCTGAGCAGATGATTCATAGGGGAAGTAGTCCAGATCAAAGCTTATTCTCTGTTTTCTCTCAGTGCAGTCAGTTGCGCCGTTCTAGATCCGCTTTGGAGCCCGAAAGTTCGAGTGCTCAAGTAAACTACGAGATGCTCATGGGAGGAGGCACAACTCAGGCAGGCAGCAATTTAGCTCAGCCTACGAACCCTCTTGATTACTTAAGCGGTAGCAACAACCCGGCAGCAACATCTTTGATGCCAGATGATGTAGTATGGATGAACCAGAGTCGTGAGAACTCTGGTCTCCATGACCCACTAGGGAAGCTGTATCCAAGGTCATGGAACCCGTAA
- the LOC103846526 gene encoding uncharacterized protein LOC103846526 isoform X1 produces the protein MAADQGRKRMSSANVIGFSSREHYRAKRKKLDGSLRSGGDHISLEWDINRSKVVSKKEQVGLSLRHLREFVDYVPPRRSLLAQVCPVPRETFQLETLSEVLSSEVWRGCLSDGERNYLQQFLPEGVDVEQVVQQLLDGENFHFGNPFLDWGTSVCSGKAHPDEIVSEEESLRASKRRYYADLEKYHNDIIDYLQMLKEKWESCKDPEKDSVKKMWRRSREGNNARVNGSCQDLTAASESSSWNEDDKPCNSDRAGEVRRSRPKSSAVEKEKSQSPLIAQENVVNLGLKARNKDKLPKHSIQQTDGAKYMSYLKISKKQYQIVTSMKQSGKSIQSKALNKILGNINNLDVQPYGVFVEEEQKKLNAHWLQLVKDLPTSYVIWRKLQLQKRDVISSLERELKDKLNPWMEVCSEKPLQKHNVQLDLRNYDGDSLDPNQSGDLAPDVEDLGSLDQVSAKNQSLSKESSSDSDQITDSGRCLQVGEHPSQVSSPDCDNSINMEDTEANDYSSSINGQSLPQAPFPSEPHASDLGDANPSDERLPSTSSSHGDELQYCSGGDVWQPVGGTRQSYVGRQAYTPSGGLSIIHHPEGGEEEKNYFIEPDMPEEVDRRKILQPGGNTSFGSFPNNDQNELLQSLFKGQGGVASHSLLKVPLNEEHKQIMPIGFQQEGSNNLMEGNQFSGQFQHQMSAPQPLPQDQPRQVDIYGQGSLPDNIYCDGRGFLMPRPDWNASVAQLGVTTQPPLNTGPLLNQNWQFKSMWANTNGVSQSSHTGSERDMNLLRVATNPEQMIHRGSSPDQSLFSVFSQCSQLRRSRSALEPESSSAQVNYEMLMGGGTTQAGSNLAQPTNPLDYLSGSNNPAATSLMPDDVVWMNQSRENSGLHDPLGKLYPRSWNP, from the exons ATGGCAGCTGATCAGGGGAGGAAGCGGATGAGCAGTGCCAATGTCATTGGTTTCAGTTCTAGAGAGCATTACAGAGCCAAAAGGAAAAAGCTTGATGGTTCTTTGCGTTCAGGAGGAGATCACATCAGTCTTGAATGGGACATCAACCGCAGCAAAGTAGTCTCTAAGAAGGAACAAGTGGGCTTAAGTTTGAGGCATCTTCGCGAGTTTGTTGATTATGTTCCTCCTAGGCGGAGTCTCTTGGCGCAAGTTTGCCCCGTCCCTCGTGAAACTTTCCAGCTGGAAACTCTTTCAGAGGTGCTTTCGAGTGAG GTGTGGCGGGGTTGTCTGTCTGATGGAGAAAGAAACTATCTGCAGCAGTTCCTCCCTGAGGGTGTTGATGTGGAGCAAGTTGTTCAGCAGTTGCTTGATGGGGAGAATTTTCATTTTGGAAATCCTTTTCTTGATTG GGGAACATCTGTCTGCTCCGGCAAAGCTCATCCAGATGAGATTGTTTCTGAGGAGGAGTCTTTGAGGGCTAGTAAAAGGAGATATTACGCGGATCTAGAGAAGTACCATAATGA TATTATAGATTATTTGCAGATGTTGAAGGAGAAATGGGAAAGCTGCAAAGATCCAGAGAAAGATTCTGTTAAGAAGATGTGGAG GAGATCGAGAGAAGGCAATAATGCACGTGTAAACGGTAGCTGCCAGGACCTAACTGCTGCCTCGGAGTCTAGTTCCTGGAATGAGGATGATAAACCATGCAATAGTGATAGGGCTGGAGAGGTTCGGAGAAG TAGGCCCAAGAGTTCTGCTGTGGAGAAAGAAAAGTCTCAAAGTCCCTTGATTGCACAAGAGAATGTTGTAAACTTGGGCTTGAAAGCTAGAAACAAGGATAAGCTACCGAAACATAGCATTCAACAAACTGATGGTGCTAAATACATGTCCTACCTTAAG aTAAGCAAGAAGCAGTATCAGATTGTCACAAGCATGAAGCAATCTGGAAAAAGCATTCAGTCGAAAGCActtaataaaattttgggtaacATCAACAATTTGGATGTTCAACCTTATGGAGTGTTTGTGGAAGAAGAACAGAAGAAACTGAACGCTCACTG GCTGCAACTGGTTAAAGATCTTCCTACATCATATGTAATATGGAGAAAGCTACAGTTACAGAAACGAGATGTAATCAGCTCTTTGGAAAGAGAACTGAAGGACAAACTCAATCCATGGATGGAGGTTTGTTCAGAAAAGCCTCTGCAGAAGCATAATGTTCAATTAGACTTGAGGAATTACGATGGAGACAGTTTGGATCCAAATCAGAGTGGTGATTTAGCACCAGACGTTGAAGATTTGGGAAGTTTGGATCAAGTCTCTGCCAAGAATCAATCCCTTTCAAAGGAGTCATCGTCTGACAGTGACCAAATCACAGATTCAGGTCGCTGCTTGCAAGTTGGTGAACACCCCTCACAGGTTTCTTCACCAGATTGTGACAATAGCATCAATATGGAGGATACTGAAGCAAATGATTATTCCAGCTCCATAAATGGCCAGTCTCTCCCACAGGCTCCATTTCCTAGCGAGCCCCACGCTTCAGATCTCGGAGATGCAAACCCTTCAGACGAGAGGCTTCCTAGCACTAGTTCAAGCCATGGAGATGAGTTGCAGTATTGTTCTGGTGGGGATGTGTGGCAGCCAGTGGGAGGAACTAGGCAGTCCTACGTTGGCCGCCAAGCTTACACCCCTAGTGGCGGGTTGTCAATCATACACCATCCTGAAGGtggtgaagaagagaaaaacTATTTCATAGAACCGGACATGCCTGAAGAAGTTGATAGAAGGAAGATCTTGCAGCCGGGAGGAAACACCAGTTTTGGTTCTTTCCCTAACAACGATCAAAATGAACTGCTTCAGTCTTTGTTTAAAGGTCAAGGCGGCGTGGCATCTCACTCTCTTCTTAAAGTCCCACTTAACGAGGAGCATAAACAGATTATGCCCATTGGTTTTCAGCAGGAAGGAAGCAACAATCTGATGGAGGGAAATCAATTCTCTGGTCAGTTCCAGCATCAGATGTCTGCACCACAACCACTGCCTCAGGACCAGCCAAGACAGGTTGATATCTATGGCCAAGGAAGCTTGCCAGACAACATTTACTGCGATGGACGTGGATTCTTGATGCCGCGTCCGGACTGGAACGCCAGTGTTGCTCAGCTTGGAGTCACCACACAGCCACCGCTGAACACTGGCCCTTTGTTAAATCAGAACTGGCAATTTAAGAGCATGTGGGCAAACACAAACGGTGTAAGCCAAAGCAGTCATACTGGGAGCGAGAGAGATATGAACCTTCTCAGAGTTGCTACTAACCCTGAGCAGATGATTCATAGGGGAAGTAGTCCAGATCAAAGCTTATTCTCTGTTTTCTCTCAGTGCAGTCAGTTGCGCCGTTCTAGATCCGCTTTGGAGCCCGAAAGTTCGAGTGCTCAAGTAAACTACGAGATGCTCATGGGAGGAGGCACAACTCAGGCAGGCAGCAATTTAGCTCAGCCTACGAACCCTCTTGATTACTTAAGCGGTAGCAACAACCCGGCAGCAACATCTTTGATGCCAGATGATGTAGTATGGATGAACCAGAGTCGTGAGAACTCTGGTCTCCATGACCCACTAGGGAAGCTGTATCCAAGGTCATGGAACCCGTAA